In one Nicotiana sylvestris chromosome 8, ASM39365v2, whole genome shotgun sequence genomic region, the following are encoded:
- the LOC104225135 gene encoding GDSL esterase/lipase At5g08460 — protein MDFSAIKILFIFIFISFTYPKTIALIYPQDLITHDSVFDFSPFSPSFSISPAPIFPPTIEPLVPALFVIGDSSVDCGTNNFLGTFARADRLPYGRDFDTHQPTGRFCNGRIPVDYLAVRLGLPFVPSYLGQAGSIEDMILGVNYASAGAGIIFSSGSELGQHISLAQQIEQVTDTIQQFIMTIGEEATADLISTSVFYISIGTNDYIHYYLRNVSDIQSVYLPWSFNQFLAQTMKQEIKNLYNANVRKVVVMGLAPIGCAPYYLWLYHSKNGQCVETINDMILEFNFAVRYIVAELNEELVGATVIFCDAFEGSMDIIQNHDRYGFNVTDEACCGLGKYRGWILCISPEMACSNASNHIWWDQFHPTDAVNAILADNVWSGLHTPMCYPMNLQDMLAQSTR, from the exons ATGGATTTCTCTGCAATCAAGATTctgttcatcttcatcttcatttcTTTCACATACCCAAAAACTATAGCTCTCATTTACCCTCAAGATCTCATAACCCATGATTCTGTTTTTGATTTTTCACCATTTTCGCCCTCTTTTTCGATATCTCCAGCTCCGATTTTTCCTCCTACTATAGAACCTCTTGTTCCTGCTTTGTTCGTAATTGGTGATTCATCAGTTGATTGTGGTACTAACAATTTTCTTGGTACATTTGCTCGTGCTGACAGACTTCCTTATGGACGTGATTTTGATACTCATCAACCTACTGGACGTTTCTGCAATGGAAGAATCCCTGTCGATTATCTTg CTGTGCGTCTTGGATTACCATTTGTGCCAAGTTATCTAGGACAGGCTGGTTCAATTGAAGACATGATTCTTGGTGTTAATTATGCTTCTGCTGGTGCTGGCATTATTTTCTCAAGTGGCTCTGAATTG GGTCAGCATATCTCCCTAGCACAACAAATAGAGCAAGTTACTGATACTATTCAGCAATTTATAATGACTATTGGTGAAGAAGCAACAGCTGATCTGATATCAACTTCTGTGTTCTACATTTCGATTGGAACCAACGATTACATTCATTACTATCTCCGGAATGTATCTGATATTCAATCTGTTTACTTACCCTGGAGTTTCAACCAGTTTTTGGCACAGACAATGAAACAAGAGATTAAG AACTTGTACAATGCCAATGTAAGAAAGGTGGTTGTAATGGGACTGGCTCCAATAGGGTGTGCTCCTTATTATCTTTGGCTATACCATAGCAAGAATGGACAGTGTGTCGAAACCATAAATGACATGATACTGGAGTTCAACTTTGCTGTTAGATATATAGTTGCTGAACTTAATGAGGAGCTTGTTGGTGCCACTGTCATCTTCTGTGACGCGTTTGAAGGTTCAATGGACATCATTCAGAATCATGACCGTTATG GTTTCAATGTAACAGATGAGGCTTGCTGTGGTTTAGGCAAATACAGAGGCTGGATCTTGTGCATTTCCCCTGAAATGGCATGCAGTAACGCCTCGAACCATATCTGGTGGGATCAATTTCATCCGACTGATGCTGTGAACGCGATCCTTGCCGACAATGTATGGTCCGGCTTACACACACCTATGTGCTACCCAATGAACTTACAGGACATGTTAGCTCAAAGCACAAGATAA